One genomic region from Methanocaldococcus fervens AG86 encodes:
- a CDS encoding translation initiation factor IF-2 subunit gamma — MAKKKQTKQAEVNIGMVGHVDHGKTSLTKALTGVWTDRHSEELRRGISIRLGYADCEIRRCPQCGTYTTKPRCPNCLAETEFLRKVSFVDSPGHETLMATMLSGASLMDGAILVIAANEPCPQPQTKEHLMALEILGIDKIIIVQNKIDLVDEKQAEENYEQIKEFVKGTIAENAPIIPISAHHEANIDVLLKAIQDFIPTPERDPDATPRMYVARSFDINKPGTKIKDLKGGVLGGAIIQGVFKVGDEIEIRPGIKVTEGNKTFWKPLTTKIVSLAAGNTIIRKAHPGGLIGVGTTLDPYLTKSDALTGSVVGLPGTLPPIREKITIKANLLDRVVGTKEELQIEPLKTGEVLMLNIGTATTAGVITSARGDIADIKLKLPICAEIGDRVAISRRVGSRWRLIGYGTIEG; from the coding sequence ATGGCAAAGAAAAAACAAACTAAACAGGCAGAAGTGAATATTGGAATGGTTGGACACGTTGACCATGGAAAAACAAGTTTAACAAAAGCATTAACAGGAGTTTGGACAGACAGACATAGTGAGGAGTTGAGAAGAGGAATTTCAATTAGATTAGGATATGCTGACTGTGAGATAAGAAGATGCCCACAATGCGGAACTTACACAACAAAACCAAGATGTCCAAACTGTTTAGCTGAGACAGAGTTTTTAAGAAAGGTTTCTTTCGTTGATTCCCCAGGGCATGAAACTTTGATGGCTACAATGCTTTCTGGAGCTTCTTTAATGGATGGGGCAATTTTGGTTATTGCTGCCAATGAACCATGTCCTCAACCACAAACAAAAGAACACTTAATGGCTTTGGAGATTTTAGGAATTGATAAGATTATAATTGTCCAAAACAAGATTGATTTAGTAGATGAAAAGCAGGCTGAAGAGAACTATGAACAAATAAAAGAATTTGTTAAAGGAACTATTGCTGAAAATGCTCCAATAATTCCAATCTCAGCTCATCATGAAGCAAACATTGATGTTTTGTTAAAGGCAATACAGGACTTTATTCCAACACCTGAAAGAGACCCTGATGCAACTCCAAGAATGTACGTTGCAAGAAGTTTTGACATAAACAAGCCAGGAACTAAGATTAAAGATTTAAAAGGAGGAGTTTTGGGAGGGGCAATTATTCAGGGAGTGTTTAAGGTTGGAGATGAGATTGAAATAAGACCTGGAATTAAAGTAACTGAAGGAAATAAAACTTTCTGGAAGCCATTAACTACAAAGATCGTTTCATTAGCCGCTGGAAACACTATAATTAGAAAAGCCCATCCGGGAGGATTAATTGGAGTTGGAACAACATTAGACCCATACTTAACAAAATCAGACGCATTAACTGGAAGCGTTGTAGGATTGCCTGGAACTCTCCCACCTATTAGGGAGAAGATAACAATAAAAGCCAATTTGTTAGATAGGGTTGTGGGAACTAAGGAGGAGTTACAAATAGAGCCATTGAAGACGGGAGAGGTTTTAATGCTAAACATTGGAACTGCTACAACCGCAGGAGTTATAACATCAGCAAGAGGAGATATTGCAGATATAAAATTAAAGCTTCCAATCTGTGCTGAAATTGGAGATAGAGTAGCTATAAGCAGAAGAGTTGGGTCAAGGTGGAGGTTAATTGGCTATGGAACTATTGAAGGCTAA
- a CDS encoding DNA double-strand break repair nuclease NurA, with product MIEHLLKNKEQIIKKMEKINGLSYNINEYWIEDNFDKPIEMSFAGGDGSYNHIDYISFSFFGVGAVSFRHKIGEKIKKTKDTYIFDISHPLDIETKLRTYMLTLELKTALYTLKNYDIDYYIIDGSLFSLLIFAKTNIDKADKNKFDSIYKEYKKELDKKIDEELKSGEIGIISKDLELDREDKLLVEHAEYMVTLTKLLKEFKDKLIGISKTSKINIYFNAEIPDIAVFTKFTNKEGYSTPINFIKMLGKKKGEGHSQLSSVMKGINFINEYNGNIETAYIQFVRLEDNCGVVGITSFNKIDKDVLSSLKEISVNGYPYILKKSHETVEITNKKLQSIAKMLNIDDPIARHILGKKKKF from the coding sequence ATGATTGAACATCTCTTAAAAAATAAAGAGCAGATTATTAAAAAAATGGAAAAAATTAATGGGTTATCTTATAATATTAATGAGTATTGGATTGAGGATAACTTTGATAAACCAATTGAAATGAGCTTCGCTGGTGGGGATGGTAGCTACAACCATATAGATTACATATCATTTTCATTTTTTGGAGTTGGAGCAGTTAGCTTTAGGCATAAAATTGGCGAAAAAATCAAAAAAACTAAAGATACTTATATTTTCGATATCTCCCACCCATTGGATATTGAAACCAAGTTAAGAACTTACATGCTAACTTTGGAGTTAAAGACAGCATTATATACGCTTAAAAACTATGATATTGATTATTACATAATAGACGGCTCTTTATTTTCATTATTAATATTTGCAAAGACAAACATTGATAAAGCTGATAAAAATAAGTTTGATTCAATATATAAGGAATATAAGAAAGAGTTAGATAAAAAAATTGATGAAGAGCTAAAAAGTGGAGAGATTGGCATTATATCAAAAGATTTGGAGTTGGATAGAGAAGATAAGTTGTTGGTTGAGCATGCTGAGTATATGGTAACGCTAACTAAACTTTTAAAAGAATTTAAAGATAAGTTGATTGGAATTTCAAAAACATCCAAAATAAATATTTATTTTAATGCAGAAATCCCTGATATAGCAGTTTTTACAAAATTTACCAATAAAGAAGGGTACTCAACACCAATAAACTTTATAAAAATGCTTGGAAAGAAAAAAGGAGAAGGGCATAGCCAGTTAAGTAGTGTAATGAAAGGAATAAACTTTATAAATGAATATAACGGCAATATTGAAACTGCATACATACAATTTGTGAGATTGGAAGATAACTGCGGAGTAGTAGGGATAACGAGCTTTAATAAAATTGATAAAGATGTTTTATCATCCCTAAAAGAGATATCCGTAAATGGTTACCCATATATATTAAAAAAATCCCATGAAACTGTTGAAATAACCAATAAAAAACTGCAATCAATTGCTAAAATGCTTAATATAGATGATCCAATTGCAAGGCACATATTGGGAAAGAAAAAGAAATTTTAG